The following proteins come from a genomic window of Gemmatimonadota bacterium:
- a CDS encoding PAS domain S-box protein has protein sequence TDLVATTDAHGRVLYLNRAGRRMLAIPEDEEITSLTISDMHPYGEPALLISEGIGAALREGVWSGETLLLARDGRQIPVSEVILAHNTAAGQLEFLSLIIRDISERKRAEEELRQSEEHFRSLIENVSDIITVLGPLGDIRYASPSVERVLGYAPEELVGASAFDFSHPEDVPSIQAGLAESMRQPRATASFEFRFRHKNGSWRMLEATGKSTLHHPTTAGAVINARDVTERQEMQTLLHQSQKMDAVGRLAGGVAHDFNNLLTAIKGHCSLLLMDLRPQDPMRLSIEEIDKASDRAASLTQQLLAFSRRQVLQPRVLDLNGVVTETEMMLRRLIGEDIELVVHRDPRLGSIKADPGQIGQVLVNLAVNARDAMPAGGKLTIETRDLELDEEHTRRHAGMRAGSYVLLVVRDTGCGMDEDTLSHVFEPFFTTKEQSRGTGLGLSTVYGIIKQSAGYIWVTSEPGQGTTFEIYLPRTAEAAPGSADSNAEPAAPYGSALYGSETVLLVEDEHAVRALVRRVLERNGYSVLEAPDGAAALRLTQQYDREIHLLISDVVMPEMGGHQLAESLSRLRPAMRVLFMSGYSEDAILHHVVLEPGTDFLAKPFTPDALARTVRQVLDAPTAKPGDTPA, from the coding sequence CCACGGACCTGGTCGCCACCACCGACGCACACGGCCGCGTGCTCTACCTGAACAGAGCCGGCCGGCGCATGCTTGCCATCCCCGAGGACGAGGAGATCACGAGCCTCACCATCTCCGACATGCACCCCTACGGCGAGCCCGCCCTGCTCATCAGCGAAGGCATTGGCGCCGCCCTGCGGGAGGGCGTCTGGAGCGGGGAAACGCTGCTCCTCGCGCGGGACGGCCGCCAGATCCCGGTTTCCGAGGTGATCCTGGCCCACAACACCGCCGCCGGTCAACTCGAGTTCCTCTCGCTCATCATCCGCGACATCTCGGAGCGCAAGCGCGCGGAGGAGGAGCTGCGGCAAAGCGAGGAGCATTTCCGCTCCCTCATCGAGAACGTCTCCGACATCATCACCGTGCTCGGCCCCTTGGGCGACATCCGCTACGCCAGTCCTTCCGTAGAGCGCGTGCTCGGCTACGCGCCCGAGGAGCTGGTGGGCGCGAGCGCCTTCGACTTCAGCCACCCCGAGGACGTGCCATCCATCCAGGCAGGCCTGGCCGAGAGCATGCGCCAGCCCAGAGCCACGGCGTCCTTCGAGTTCCGCTTCCGCCACAAGAACGGCTCCTGGCGTATGCTCGAGGCCACTGGCAAGAGCACGTTGCACCATCCCACCACGGCCGGCGCGGTGATCAACGCGCGCGATGTCACCGAGCGGCAAGAGATGCAGACGCTGTTGCATCAGTCGCAGAAGATGGATGCCGTGGGGCGATTGGCAGGCGGCGTCGCCCACGACTTCAACAACCTGCTCACTGCCATCAAGGGCCACTGCTCGCTCCTGCTCATGGACCTGCGCCCCCAGGACCCCATGCGGCTGAGCATCGAGGAGATCGACAAGGCCTCGGACCGCGCCGCGTCACTCACCCAGCAACTCCTGGCGTTCAGCCGCCGCCAGGTGCTCCAGCCCAGGGTGCTGGACCTGAACGGCGTCGTCACCGAAACCGAGATGATGCTCAGGCGGCTGATCGGCGAGGACATCGAGCTGGTCGTGCACCGGGACCCCCGCCTCGGCAGCATCAAGGCCGATCCCGGGCAGATCGGGCAGGTCCTCGTGAACCTGGCGGTGAACGCAAGGGACGCCATGCCCGCCGGCGGCAAGCTGACCATCGAGACTCGCGACCTCGAGTTGGACGAGGAGCACACCCGCCGGCACGCCGGCATGAGGGCCGGCAGCTACGTGCTGCTCGTGGTCCGCGACACGGGCTGTGGCATGGACGAGGACACGCTCTCCCACGTCTTCGAGCCCTTCTTCACCACCAAGGAGCAGAGCAGGGGGACGGGGCTCGGCCTCTCCACGGTCTACGGCATCATCAAGCAGAGTGCCGGCTACATCTGGGTCACCAGCGAGCCGGGGCAGGGGACCACTTTCGAGATCTACCTGCCGCGCACCGCTGAGGCCGCCCCTGGCTCCGCGGACTCGAACGCTGAACCGGCGGCGCCGTACGGCTCGGCGCTGTACGGCTCGGAGACCGTCCTGCTCGTCGAGGACGAGCACGCCGTCCGCGCCCTGGTCCGCCGTGTGCTCGAGCGCAACGGCTACAGCGTGCTCGAGGCGCCCGACGGCGCCGCCGCACTGCGCCTCACCCAGCAGTATGACCGTGAAATCCATCTCCTGATCTCGGACGTCGTCATGCCCGAGATGGGCGGGCACCAGCTCGCCGAGTCGCTTTCCCGGCTGCGGCCCGCCATGCGTGTGCTCTTCATGTCCGGCTACAGCGAGGATGCCATCCTTCACCACGTCGTGCTCGAGCCGGGCACCGACTTCCTCGCCAAGCCGTTCACGCCCGACGCGCTCGCGCGCACGGTGCGCCAGGTACTGGACGCGCCCACCGCCAAGCCCGGCGACACCCCAGCCTAA
- a CDS encoding tetratricopeptide repeat protein has protein sequence MKTLATLIDSALVAERAGAWDEALAGYEAAFGHLRTEGDAAKAAELLRRIGRVHRERGDIELAIEAFETSLAIAEANGLREHVAAALNGLGTAEQFRGGLEAAEQLYTQARALAAQAADQRLTAVADQNLGILSNIRGDVASALIRYQSALERYRLLGDDLTAARALNNMGMAHIDLADWNAAEACFAEAIGLAASAGDMVMVGVVELNRAELFLQRQQFEHAREACARAVEMFSRLRAKPRVAEAYKFYGILYRETSKLDQANLHFALSLGLAEASQDRLLEAEVQSEWALVHLEQSQPREALRCLNRAHKIFGQLKARRELWDIERRLKRLEKSYLPAARAWGEEASESRDGYMRGHARRVAEYSTSLATALGLASEEVNRLHVGALVHDVGVAALPEPVLCKAGRLNKQEWELVQSHTVVGDAMVAELGFPGKIRSIVRSHHENWDGGGYPDGLAKEQIPLAARIVRIAEVYDALGTPRRYRPAYQPQEALQIMEREAGQQLDPELFHTFRELQPIAA, from the coding sequence ATGAAGACACTGGCGACCTTGATCGACTCCGCCCTCGTGGCGGAACGGGCCGGTGCCTGGGACGAGGCCCTGGCGGGCTACGAGGCCGCCTTCGGCCACCTGCGTACCGAGGGCGATGCGGCCAAGGCAGCAGAGCTACTGCGCCGGATCGGCCGGGTGCACCGCGAGCGAGGCGACATCGAGCTGGCCATCGAGGCCTTCGAGACCAGCCTGGCCATCGCCGAGGCAAACGGGCTGCGCGAGCATGTGGCGGCCGCATTGAACGGCCTGGGCACCGCCGAGCAGTTCCGGGGCGGCCTCGAAGCGGCCGAGCAGCTCTACACCCAGGCTCGGGCGCTGGCGGCACAGGCGGCAGACCAGCGGCTGACGGCCGTGGCCGATCAGAACCTGGGCATCCTCAGCAACATCCGGGGCGATGTGGCGAGCGCGCTCATCCGCTATCAATCGGCGCTCGAGCGCTACCGCCTGCTGGGCGACGACCTCACGGCCGCGCGTGCCCTGAACAACATGGGCATGGCGCACATCGACCTGGCTGACTGGAACGCGGCGGAGGCATGCTTTGCCGAGGCCATCGGGCTGGCTGCCAGTGCCGGCGACATGGTCATGGTGGGCGTGGTCGAGCTGAACCGCGCGGAGCTGTTCCTGCAGCGGCAGCAGTTCGAGCATGCCCGCGAGGCCTGCGCCCGCGCGGTCGAGATGTTCAGCCGGCTGCGCGCCAAGCCGCGCGTCGCGGAGGCGTACAAGTTTTACGGGATTCTGTACCGCGAGACCAGCAAGCTCGACCAGGCCAACCTCCACTTTGCCCTGTCGCTGGGGCTGGCGGAGGCGAGCCAGGACCGACTGCTGGAGGCCGAGGTGCAGAGCGAGTGGGCGCTCGTCCACCTCGAGCAGAGCCAGCCGCGCGAAGCGCTGCGCTGCCTGAACCGTGCCCACAAGATCTTCGGCCAGCTCAAGGCCCGGCGCGAGCTGTGGGATATCGAGCGGCGGCTGAAGCGGCTGGAGAAAAGCTACCTGCCGGCCGCGCGGGCATGGGGCGAGGAGGCCTCAGAATCGCGGGACGGCTACATGCGCGGACATGCCCGGCGGGTGGCGGAGTACAGCACCAGTCTGGCCACGGCCCTGGGCCTGGCCAGCGAGGAGGTGAACCGCCTGCACGTGGGCGCGCTGGTCCACGACGTGGGTGTGGCAGCCCTCCCCGAGCCCGTGCTGTGCAAGGCGGGCCGCCTGAACAAGCAGGAGTGGGAGCTGGTCCAGAGTCACACCGTGGTGGGAGACGCCATGGTGGCCGAGCTGGGCTTCCCCGGCAAGATCCGGAGCATTGTCCGCAGCCACCACGAGAACTGGGACGGCGGCGGCTACCCCGACGGGCTGGCCAAGGAGCAGATCCCGCTGGCGGCGCGGATTGTCAGGATTGCAGAAGTCTACGACGCGCTGGGCACGCCTCGCCGCTACCGCCCGGCGTACCAGCCCCAGGAAGCACTGCAGATCATGGAGCGGGAAGCGGGACAGCAGTTGGATCCCGAGCTGTTCCACACCTTCCGCGAGCTCCAGCCCATAGCGGCCTGA